A genomic region of Photobacterium swingsii contains the following coding sequences:
- the gspS2 gene encoding type II secretion system pilot lipoprotein GspS-beta, giving the protein MLKKILGLAAFIALSGCASNEDDTAIALAKSRAATINAKAPYDKIDEYKIMKAQAHNKTVVITVLYGGGGKMAPSQTIKAAAANYCSSNELTPLFDAGVSYNIKIMDMRGRTMVEQSVYSDYCKQLAQP; this is encoded by the coding sequence ATGCTGAAGAAAATATTAGGTCTCGCTGCATTTATCGCCTTGAGCGGCTGTGCCTCTAATGAAGATGATACAGCGATAGCATTAGCCAAAAGCCGAGCGGCAACCATTAACGCTAAAGCGCCTTATGACAAGATCGATGAATATAAGATCATGAAAGCGCAAGCACACAATAAGACAGTGGTTATCACAGTGCTTTATGGTGGTGGTGGCAAAATGGCACCGTCGCAAACCATCAAAGCGGCGGCAGCAAACTATTGTAGTAGCAATGAACTGACACCACTTTTTGATGCGGGCGTCAGCTACAATATTAAAATCATGGATATGCGTGGGCGCACTATGGTAGAGCAATCAGTTTATAGTGATTACTGTAAACAATTAGCGCAGCCATAG
- a CDS encoding septation protein A — MKQLLDFIPLIVFFILYKTHDIFVATGALIIATAIQIALTWFLYKKVEKMQLITFAMVAVFGSLTLFLHDENFIKWKVTIVYALFALGLAISQLMGKPAIKSMLGKELTLPDTVWNKINLAWVGFFSVCALVNIYVAFRLPLDVWVNFKVFGLLVLTLLFTLATGGYIYRHMPKENSSDKQ; from the coding sequence ATGAAACAATTACTCGATTTTATCCCGCTTATTGTCTTTTTTATTTTGTACAAAACCCATGACATTTTTGTCGCAACTGGTGCACTGATCATCGCCACAGCCATTCAAATTGCACTGACGTGGTTCTTATACAAAAAAGTTGAAAAAATGCAGCTAATCACCTTTGCGATGGTGGCGGTATTCGGTAGTTTGACCCTATTCTTGCACGATGAAAACTTTATCAAGTGGAAAGTCACCATCGTGTATGCTCTCTTCGCGCTGGGCTTAGCCATTAGCCAACTGATGGGAAAACCCGCTATTAAAAGTATGTTGGGCAAAGAACTGACCTTGCCCGATACTGTTTGGAATAAAATTAACCTCGCTTGGGTTGGCTTCTTTTCAGTCTGTGCGCTAGTGAATATTTACGTTGCGTTCAGGCTACCACTCGATGTTTGGGTAAACTTTAAAGTATTCGGCTTGCTTGTCTTGACGTTACTCTTTACCCTTGCCACTGGTGGGTATATTTATCGCCATATGCCAAAAGAAAATAGTTCAGACAAGCAGTAA
- a CDS encoding response regulator, with protein MNKYMILCVDDEREVLDSVLHDLEPLSEHFVLEAAESVDEAKEVLADAIADHIPLALILCDHIMPGETGIHFLIELKQQDETKAARKVLLTGQAGLEETVQAVNNASLDYYVAKPWDGENLKDVVIEQLTTYMIDNEKELMPWARILNAAPIMQAMSDRRLSLSDG; from the coding sequence ATGAACAAATATATGATTTTATGTGTTGATGATGAGCGTGAAGTGCTCGATAGCGTTTTGCATGATCTTGAACCGTTAAGCGAACACTTTGTCCTTGAGGCGGCAGAATCTGTTGATGAAGCCAAAGAAGTATTGGCTGATGCTATTGCTGATCATATCCCTCTTGCGCTGATTTTATGCGACCACATCATGCCAGGGGAAACAGGAATTCACTTTTTAATTGAATTAAAGCAACAAGATGAAACGAAAGCAGCAAGAAAGGTACTCCTGACGGGCCAAGCAGGATTGGAAGAAACAGTGCAAGCGGTGAACAATGCAAGCTTAGATTATTATGTAGCAAAACCTTGGGATGGCGAGAATTTGAAAGATGTAGTCATAGAGCAGCTAACAACCTATATGATTGATAATGAAAAAGAATTAATGCCATGGGCGCGTATTTTAAATGCCGCTCCTATTATGCAAGCAATGAGTGATCGCCGCTTGTCATTATCAGACGGATAA
- a CDS encoding YciI family protein: protein MWYVIFSQDVENSLERRLSVREKHLARLTDLQEQGRLLVAGPNPAIDSENPGEAGFTGSTVIAEFNSLEDAKLWADADPYIEAGVYQNVIVKPFKKVF from the coding sequence ATGTGGTATGTAATCTTCTCTCAAGATGTTGAAAACAGCCTAGAGCGTCGTTTAAGCGTTCGTGAAAAACACCTTGCGCGCCTAACAGATCTACAAGAACAAGGTAGATTACTGGTTGCAGGTCCTAACCCTGCTATCGACAGCGAAAACCCAGGCGAAGCAGGCTTCACAGGATCAACAGTGATCGCTGAGTTCAACTCATTAGAAGACGCAAAGTTATGGGCAGATGCTGATCCATACATCGAAGCGGGTGTTTACCAAAACGTGATAGTTAAACCTTTCAAGAAAGTATTTTAG
- a CDS encoding ATP-binding protein, with the protein MNSFVILCLDDEPDIVERLRQDLSPFSDLFDIIGADSIEEANDMLAFIEQQGQQAAMVICDNDLGVDKGVDFLVQLDNHPVTKRARTVLLNDKPQIDVIMQAVNEGRLNYCLTKPWQRDELHRVLTKELTTYVIKHPDEDWLKYSQLLDHRRILKAHIDRQMSSFRSGFIRHGDHLDDATLASQVTDALHSFFQGNDEHKACRTYSEGHVLTHEGEANNFLWFITRGEVALYKKDEDSFKHEVVRVGSGNLIGGMSFVTGEASFSTGITLCQTDVIKLDRQLFTKVMNSQSELLPLFTNLLLRNFNRRLQGSIKTEMRLQQTLKSLDEAYQELIDKEKMAMLGQLVAGVAHELNNPVSAILRGSDTLKETICKLTESQLTHDNQTLGNVILQRAMQSRPLSTSETRQRAKQLETTLGDRQTARKAVLMGLDDADSIERWLLPQKNQLKTVVDEWEHYYQMGNFLRSINVCAHRIADLVKSLKSYARQDDETTHDVDLHEGLEDTLVIFENRLKRHHVTKEYAELPHIRCQPIALQQVWTNLVANALDAVTEPGEIHITTQFTPNTHQQSIDIIVEDNGKGIPLEQQEKVFELNYTTKREGNFGLGIGLSVCQQIIHQHNGEIRIESELERFTRMIVTLPVHSNHTEIQTSQLHKEVL; encoded by the coding sequence GTGAATAGCTTTGTCATTTTGTGTCTTGATGATGAGCCAGATATTGTCGAAAGACTGCGGCAAGACCTCAGTCCTTTCAGCGATCTCTTCGATATTATTGGTGCAGACAGCATCGAAGAGGCGAATGACATGCTCGCTTTTATCGAGCAACAAGGTCAGCAAGCTGCGATGGTCATTTGTGATAATGATCTAGGGGTAGACAAGGGCGTTGATTTCTTAGTGCAATTAGATAATCACCCCGTTACCAAACGTGCTCGTACTGTGTTGCTCAATGACAAACCACAAATTGATGTCATCATGCAGGCGGTTAACGAAGGACGCCTCAACTACTGCTTAACTAAGCCCTGGCAACGTGATGAGTTACACCGTGTACTTACTAAAGAACTCACAACCTATGTCATCAAGCACCCTGACGAAGATTGGCTCAAGTACAGTCAGCTACTCGACCACCGCCGAATTCTAAAAGCCCATATCGACCGACAAATGTCGAGCTTTCGATCTGGTTTTATTCGCCACGGTGATCACCTTGATGATGCAACACTGGCAAGCCAAGTCACCGATGCCTTACACAGTTTCTTCCAAGGGAATGATGAACATAAAGCGTGTCGCACATACAGTGAAGGCCATGTACTGACCCACGAAGGTGAAGCCAATAATTTCTTATGGTTCATCACCCGAGGGGAGGTAGCGTTATATAAAAAAGATGAGGACAGCTTTAAACACGAAGTGGTTAGGGTCGGCTCTGGCAATCTCATTGGTGGTATGTCTTTCGTAACGGGTGAAGCCTCTTTTTCAACTGGGATTACGCTGTGCCAAACCGATGTCATTAAACTAGATCGGCAACTGTTTACCAAGGTTATGAATTCCCAAAGTGAGTTGCTCCCTCTTTTCACCAACCTTCTACTTCGCAACTTCAACCGCCGCTTACAAGGTAGCATCAAAACCGAAATGCGGTTACAGCAAACCCTGAAATCACTCGATGAAGCCTACCAAGAGCTCATCGACAAAGAAAAAATGGCCATGCTCGGCCAGTTAGTCGCAGGCGTTGCGCATGAACTCAATAATCCCGTTTCTGCCATTTTACGCGGCAGCGACACCTTAAAAGAAACCATCTGTAAGCTGACTGAATCACAACTCACCCATGATAACCAAACGCTAGGTAATGTGATTTTACAACGTGCAATGCAGTCACGCCCACTCTCCACATCCGAAACACGGCAACGAGCAAAGCAACTCGAAACCACTCTTGGCGATCGACAAACAGCTCGTAAGGCCGTTTTGATGGGCCTAGATGATGCCGATAGCATTGAACGCTGGCTACTCCCGCAGAAAAATCAGCTCAAAACAGTCGTTGATGAATGGGAGCACTACTACCAGATGGGGAACTTTCTGCGTTCCATCAATGTTTGTGCTCACCGCATTGCAGACTTAGTAAAAAGCCTAAAAAGCTATGCTCGTCAAGATGATGAAACCACTCATGATGTCGACCTGCATGAAGGACTAGAAGATACTTTGGTCATCTTCGAAAACCGTCTAAAGCGTCACCATGTCACCAAAGAGTATGCTGAACTTCCCCATATTCGCTGCCAACCAATCGCATTGCAGCAAGTGTGGACGAATTTGGTCGCCAACGCGCTAGATGCCGTAACTGAACCTGGCGAGATCCATATTACGACCCAATTTACACCCAACACCCACCAACAAAGCATTGATATTATTGTTGAAGATAACGGCAAAGGCATTCCACTCGAACAACAAGAGAAGGTCTTTGAGCTTAATTACACAACGAAGCGTGAAGGTAATTTTGGCCTTGGCATTGGTTTATCGGTATGCCAGCAAATCATTCATCAACACAATGGCGAGATTCGTATTGAATCAGAGCTAGAACGCTTTACCAGAATGATAGTGACCTTACCTGTGCACTCCAACCATACCGAGATTCAAACCAGCCAATTACATAAGGAAGTCTTATGA
- a CDS encoding SLC13 family permease, with the protein MRQYLRYIIPILIPVIILMLPASAFPVEGMTVIQQRVIAIFLLAALCWVMEPIPIYATSVVIIVLELLLLSDKGLYLFRLDHGQDHFGELLSYSDIMATFASPIIMLFLGGFFLAMAATKYRLDVNLARVLLQPFGHQPKYVMFGLMVITAVFSMFMSNTATTAMMLSILAPVIALFGDRDPGKIAFALCIPVAANIGGIGTPIGTPPNAIALKYLTGENLITFGEWMMFGVPFVAVLLMFAWVLINKLYPAKQEKIELTIKGKFLKTPKAITVYVTFALTIILWLMGSTHGMNSYTVALIPVAVFSLTGIINKEDLKKISWDVLWLVSGGIALGLALDQTGLARLLVHSIPFDDYSPYVVLVGAAALCLTMANFMSHTATANLLMPIMAALGTSMASLVPLGGEITLILIVTFAASLGMSLPISTPPNALAHATGHVESNQMARVGVIIGVVGVVMSFVMVWLLHLVNFI; encoded by the coding sequence ATGCGTCAATATCTTCGGTACATCATTCCGATCCTGATCCCTGTGATCATTTTAATGTTACCTGCGTCGGCGTTTCCTGTTGAAGGAATGACGGTGATTCAGCAGCGTGTTATCGCTATTTTCTTGTTGGCGGCATTATGTTGGGTCATGGAGCCGATCCCAATTTATGCCACATCTGTTGTCATTATCGTACTTGAACTTTTATTACTGTCAGACAAAGGTTTATACCTATTTCGTTTGGACCATGGGCAAGACCATTTTGGTGAATTGCTTTCCTATAGCGATATTATGGCGACCTTTGCTAGCCCTATTATTATGCTATTTCTTGGAGGCTTCTTTCTTGCGATGGCGGCGACCAAATATCGACTTGATGTCAACTTAGCGCGTGTTTTACTCCAGCCTTTTGGCCATCAACCTAAATATGTGATGTTTGGTCTGATGGTGATCACTGCGGTGTTTTCGATGTTTATGTCAAACACGGCAACCACGGCGATGATGCTATCAATATTAGCCCCTGTTATTGCGCTATTTGGTGATCGTGACCCAGGTAAAATTGCTTTTGCACTTTGTATTCCTGTTGCAGCGAATATTGGTGGTATCGGCACCCCGATTGGTACCCCTCCCAATGCCATTGCCCTTAAATATCTCACAGGTGAAAACTTAATTACCTTTGGTGAGTGGATGATGTTTGGTGTGCCTTTTGTGGCTGTATTGCTGATGTTTGCATGGGTCTTGATCAATAAATTGTACCCAGCAAAGCAAGAGAAAATTGAATTGACCATTAAAGGTAAATTCCTGAAAACACCTAAAGCGATAACGGTTTATGTCACTTTTGCACTGACAATTATCTTGTGGTTGATGGGGTCTACCCATGGAATGAACTCGTACACGGTGGCATTAATTCCAGTCGCTGTTTTTTCGTTAACGGGCATTATCAACAAAGAAGACTTAAAGAAAATCTCATGGGATGTACTGTGGTTAGTTTCTGGTGGTATCGCGTTGGGTTTGGCGCTGGATCAAACAGGCTTGGCTCGTTTGTTGGTACACAGTATTCCGTTTGATGATTACTCACCGTACGTTGTGCTTGTTGGCGCGGCAGCTTTGTGTTTAACCATGGCAAACTTTATGTCTCATACCGCAACGGCAAACTTGTTAATGCCAATTATGGCAGCGCTAGGAACATCGATGGCGAGCTTGGTTCCTCTTGGTGGTGAGATTACCTTAATCTTGATTGTAACCTTTGCGGCATCGCTGGGTATGTCTTTACCTATCAGTACGCCACCGAATGCTTTGGCACATGCAACGGGTCATGTGGAAAGTAATCAAATGGCGCGTGTTGGGGTGATTATTGGTGTTGTTGGTGTGGTGATGAGTTTTGTGATGGTGTGGCTATTACATCTTGTGAACTTCATTTAA
- a CDS encoding DUF945 family protein: MTLKKIGAIGGAIAVVVCWPIAVGQVGERIYLDTVGKYENPYVKISNESYDRGYLGSEAVSRIEVKDEFKPLFEEEGLPSVWHVSHKIKHGFLGMTSESQFELDEGLQKVAAQAWGDGVAPITFQTETSLTRRTEFKVVVNPVAYKDEFGSSVSSEPFILDGVVDAKGAGEFHYHLPQFSVTTTANETMALSNFSGGGKGVMDGQFWLGSQNAQLGSVQFIDSNSDKAVSLTNMSVAMSNVLTQPSKDATDENARLTNENKVTIDKIVSIDGKDYNNFNFDLSFIGLDYPAITRLGDMSDDINEQMTPEQQKEALLALDLLVAKGLTLAMDDLSLTTPMGDIRSQIRFVVSPGLARASQNVDKIAEKLTGNIALELPKDLVDMDPALLERATMMEQAEIVERLEDKYVLNMQVEGDKVILANGDQLPLGMLFMLFM; encoded by the coding sequence ATGACGCTCAAGAAAATTGGGGCAATTGGTGGTGCTATTGCGGTGGTGGTATGTTGGCCGATTGCAGTGGGTCAGGTTGGTGAACGTATTTATTTAGATACTGTTGGCAAGTATGAGAACCCTTACGTCAAAATTAGCAACGAGAGTTATGATCGTGGCTATTTAGGCTCTGAAGCGGTATCGCGCATTGAAGTAAAAGATGAATTTAAGCCGCTGTTTGAAGAAGAAGGCCTGCCATCAGTTTGGCATGTTTCGCACAAGATAAAACATGGCTTCCTTGGTATGACGTCAGAAAGCCAATTTGAGCTGGATGAAGGGCTACAAAAAGTGGCCGCGCAAGCTTGGGGTGACGGTGTTGCGCCAATTACATTCCAAACAGAGACATCACTAACACGCCGCACTGAGTTTAAAGTGGTGGTTAATCCCGTTGCTTATAAAGATGAATTTGGTTCCTCTGTGTCGAGTGAACCCTTCATTCTTGATGGTGTTGTTGATGCGAAAGGTGCTGGCGAGTTCCATTATCACCTACCACAATTCTCGGTGACAACAACTGCCAATGAAACCATGGCATTGAGTAACTTCTCTGGCGGTGGCAAAGGTGTGATGGATGGGCAATTTTGGTTGGGCAGTCAAAATGCACAGCTAGGATCAGTTCAATTCATCGACAGTAATAGCGATAAGGCGGTGAGCCTAACCAATATGTCAGTTGCGATGAGCAATGTGCTGACACAGCCTAGCAAAGATGCCACAGATGAAAATGCACGTCTGACCAATGAGAACAAAGTCACAATAGATAAAATAGTTTCTATTGATGGTAAAGATTACAACAACTTCAATTTTGATTTGTCTTTCATCGGACTCGATTACCCTGCTATTACACGTCTAGGTGACATGAGTGATGATATTAATGAGCAGATGACGCCAGAGCAGCAGAAAGAAGCGCTATTAGCGTTAGATTTGTTGGTGGCAAAAGGCCTGACACTGGCGATGGATGATTTGAGTCTAACGACGCCAATGGGGGATATTCGTAGCCAGATCCGCTTCGTTGTGTCACCGGGTTTAGCGCGTGCATCGCAAAATGTTGATAAGATAGCAGAGAAGCTGACGGGCAATATCGCACTTGAATTACCCAAAGATCTTGTTGATATGGATCCTGCTTTGTTAGAGCGAGCAACCATGATGGAACAAGCTGAAATTGTAGAGCGCTTAGAAGATAAGTATGTTTTAAACATGCAGGTTGAAGGTGACAAAGTGATTCTAGCCAATGGTGATCAACTGCCACTCGGCATGTTATTTATGTTGTTTATGTGA
- a CDS encoding MATE family efflux transporter produces MSDQQAKFVTGSPMRHIAVMSGTGAIGLMALFLVDLVDMLFISMLGEIELAAAIGFAGTLVFFSTSASIGTSIAMGALVSRALGAKQRDKARDLTINVMMFAFIISCVLVTLMLWQLPQLLEMIGAKGKVAEAATSYLVILLPSAPMIAISMAAGAALRGVGDARRSMIATLIGGGVNAVLDPIFIFGLSMGIEGAAIASVFARLAVLIFSLHAVIYRHDLVARPNLSSFKASLAGVSAIAFPAILTNTATPIGNAFVTSHIAQFGESFVAGYAVIGRIMPVSFALVFSLSGAVGPIIGQNFGAERWDRITRTLKDALLFTSVYCVMVSVVLWLGQDVLISIFSLKGDAAYMIGIFCTFVAVTFIFNGALFVANAAFNNLNRPTWSTALNMGKATLGTIPFVYIGGEIAGAGGVLIGQAVGSVLFGVLGFALVIRQVKTMAREHEQKQQEVEVLEPSVPITPFCSSRTYMGQENVLEESMVNEQEQPVK; encoded by the coding sequence ATGAGCGACCAGCAAGCAAAATTTGTCACGGGTTCACCCATGCGACACATCGCGGTGATGTCAGGAACCGGTGCGATAGGATTAATGGCACTGTTTTTAGTCGATCTGGTCGATATGCTATTTATTAGTATGTTGGGTGAAATTGAGCTTGCGGCGGCGATTGGTTTTGCGGGAACCTTAGTCTTCTTTTCTACCTCAGCGTCGATTGGTACATCGATTGCGATGGGCGCGCTAGTCTCCCGTGCGTTGGGGGCCAAGCAGCGTGATAAAGCACGTGATCTGACAATCAATGTCATGATGTTTGCGTTTATCATCAGCTGTGTCTTAGTCACTTTGATGTTATGGCAACTCCCTCAGCTACTTGAGATGATCGGTGCTAAGGGGAAAGTGGCTGAAGCTGCGACATCGTATTTAGTTATCTTGTTGCCTAGTGCACCTATGATCGCCATTTCGATGGCGGCAGGTGCTGCTTTACGTGGAGTGGGTGATGCACGTCGCTCTATGATTGCGACTTTGATTGGTGGCGGGGTGAATGCGGTACTCGACCCGATTTTTATTTTTGGCTTATCGATGGGCATAGAAGGCGCCGCCATTGCATCTGTGTTTGCGCGATTAGCAGTGCTTATTTTCTCGCTTCATGCCGTTATTTACAGACATGACTTGGTTGCTAGGCCTAACTTATCATCATTTAAAGCCTCTTTAGCTGGCGTTTCTGCCATCGCCTTTCCGGCCATTTTAACCAATACTGCTACGCCGATAGGCAATGCTTTTGTCACGAGCCATATCGCCCAATTTGGTGAGAGTTTTGTTGCTGGCTATGCGGTTATTGGGCGAATTATGCCCGTCAGTTTTGCCTTGGTCTTTTCATTATCAGGTGCTGTTGGCCCAATTATAGGGCAGAACTTTGGTGCCGAGCGTTGGGATCGAATAACACGCACATTAAAAGATGCTTTGTTGTTCACTTCGGTGTACTGCGTCATGGTGTCTGTCGTACTCTGGCTAGGCCAAGATGTATTGATCAGTATCTTTAGTCTTAAAGGGGATGCAGCTTACATGATTGGCATCTTCTGTACCTTCGTTGCGGTAACGTTTATTTTTAACGGTGCACTGTTTGTCGCTAATGCGGCGTTTAATAACCTTAACCGCCCAACATGGTCGACGGCCTTGAACATGGGGAAAGCTACATTAGGGACTATCCCTTTTGTATATATTGGCGGTGAAATCGCAGGTGCAGGCGGAGTATTGATAGGACAAGCGGTAGGCTCGGTATTGTTTGGTGTGCTGGGCTTCGCTTTAGTGATTCGTCAGGTGAAAACAATGGCGCGCGAGCATGAGCAGAAACAGCAAGAAGTTGAAGTACTTGAGCCTAGTGTGCCTATTACACCATTTTGTTCTTCTCGTACTTATATGGGGCAAGAAAATGTACTGGAAGAATCAATGGTGAATGAGCAAGAACAACCTGTGAAGTAA
- the yciA gene encoding acyl-CoA thioester hydrolase YciA encodes MSTENNIPRGQLLLRTLAMPADTNANGDIFGGWIMSQLDLAGAILAKEISGGRVVTVSVESIAFKAPVSVGDVVCCYGECKRIGNTSMSVGLEVWVKPVAHESVGDRYQVCEATFNYVAINSEGRPRPVKKA; translated from the coding sequence ATGAGCACAGAAAACAACATCCCCCGCGGACAACTCCTTCTCCGCACTCTTGCAATGCCAGCTGACACCAACGCCAATGGCGACATTTTTGGTGGCTGGATCATGTCTCAGCTCGATTTAGCTGGTGCTATTTTGGCAAAAGAAATTTCAGGCGGTCGTGTTGTCACGGTTTCCGTCGAGAGCATCGCATTTAAAGCACCAGTTAGTGTTGGTGATGTTGTTTGCTGTTATGGTGAGTGTAAGCGCATTGGTAATACATCAATGAGCGTCGGCCTTGAAGTCTGGGTTAAACCAGTCGCCCATGAGTCAGTTGGCGACCGCTACCAAGTCTGTGAAGCAACATTTAACTATGTTGCCATCAACAGCGAAGGGCGACCTCGCCCTGTTAAAAAAGCCTAA
- a CDS encoding CBS domain-containing protein — MESLKVKDYMNMRPVTFDPSQSLSAALDKLLTAKQIGGPVVDANRQVVGFLSEQDMIQKLIKVGYHCQDTHTVGECMREDVLTVSPDSSIIELADTMSGQKPKIYPVVENGQLVGVITRRDVLTAISNQIGACFQHPV; from the coding sequence ATGGAATCGTTAAAAGTTAAAGACTATATGAATATGCGCCCGGTGACTTTTGATCCAAGTCAGTCGCTGTCTGCGGCACTTGATAAGTTATTAACGGCAAAACAAATTGGTGGTCCCGTTGTTGATGCTAACCGTCAGGTTGTTGGTTTCTTATCAGAGCAAGATATGATTCAGAAACTGATCAAGGTCGGCTACCACTGCCAAGATACACACACCGTGGGTGAGTGTATGCGAGAAGATGTATTAACTGTTTCACCCGATAGTTCTATTATCGAACTCGCGGATACCATGTCAGGGCAAAAACCAAAAATCTACCCTGTGGTTGAAAATGGTCAACTCGTGGGGGTGATCACTCGACGTGATGTGCTAACCGCTATCAGTAATCAAATTGGCGCATGCTTCCAGCATCCAGTATGA
- a CDS encoding 2-hydroxyacid dehydrogenase yields MKVAVFSTKKYDQKSFELINQNYQLDLSFFEFRLTEQTARIAQGFDAVCAFVNDDLSQPVLAQLAKAGVRLIAMRCAGFDKVDLNAAKALNIQVVRVPAYSPEAIAEHTIGLMLSLNRRIHRAYQRTRDANFSLEGLTGFNFNGKTVGVIGTGRIGIATMRILKGLGMNILAYDPFENPAAIELGATYTSLDDIYRHAHVITLHCPMTDDNYHMLNAQAFEKMQDGVMIINTSRGGLLNSKDAIEALKSSRIGSLGIDVYENEQDLFFQDKSNDVIKDDVFRRLSSCHNVLFTGHQAFLTDEALGNIADTSLRSIQHFAKGEESGNELITNS; encoded by the coding sequence ATGAAAGTTGCAGTCTTTAGCACAAAAAAATACGACCAGAAGTCTTTTGAGTTGATCAACCAAAATTATCAGCTTGATCTTTCTTTTTTTGAGTTTCGCTTAACCGAGCAAACGGCCCGTATCGCTCAAGGATTTGACGCGGTATGCGCTTTTGTCAATGACGACTTGTCACAGCCTGTTCTCGCACAATTGGCTAAAGCAGGTGTTCGCCTGATCGCTATGCGCTGTGCAGGTTTTGACAAAGTAGATCTCAATGCGGCAAAAGCACTCAATATCCAAGTAGTGAGAGTGCCTGCATACTCACCAGAAGCCATTGCTGAACATACCATCGGCTTAATGCTTAGCCTAAACCGCCGCATTCACCGAGCTTATCAGCGTACCCGTGACGCAAACTTCTCCTTAGAAGGGCTCACTGGGTTTAACTTCAATGGTAAAACCGTTGGCGTAATAGGTACAGGCCGCATAGGTATTGCTACTATGCGCATTTTAAAAGGCTTAGGCATGAATATTTTGGCCTATGACCCGTTTGAAAACCCAGCGGCCATTGAACTTGGTGCAACCTATACAAGCCTTGATGACATTTATCGCCACGCGCATGTGATCACCCTGCATTGCCCTATGACTGATGACAACTACCACATGCTGAATGCGCAAGCTTTTGAAAAAATGCAAGATGGTGTCATGATCATCAACACCAGCCGTGGTGGTCTACTCAACTCGAAAGACGCAATAGAAGCTCTTAAAAGCAGTCGTATTGGTTCGTTAGGTATTGATGTTTATGAAAATGAACAAGATTTGTTTTTCCAAGATAAATCTAACGATGTCATTAAAGACGATGTATTCCGCCGTTTATCTTCTTGCCATAACGTGCTCTTTACTGGCCACCAAGCGTTCTTGACTGATGAAGCATTAGGCAATATTGCCGATACTAGCCTGCGTAGCATCCAGCATTTTGCCAAGGGCGAAGAATCAGGGAACGAGCTCATTACCAATAGCTAA